The following are encoded in a window of Spiroplasma tabanidicola genomic DNA:
- the der gene encoding ribosome biogenesis GTPase Der — MSRKGIVAIVGRPNVGKSTLFNRIIKEKKAIVEDRPGVTRDRMYGNAEWLTRPFIVVDTGGITLEDSMFAKEIKMQAEIAMKEADVIIFLLNFKEGITLEDEAVAKLLYKTNKPIILAINKYDKKEKYDESYSYMSLGFGEPFLVSSSHGIGTGDLLDKVIEQLPKFNDENLEAETKLAIVGKPNVGKSSIVNALVGENRMIVSEIAGTTIDSVDTKIKYNNSEYTLIDTAGLRKKGKIYETLEKYSYLRSLTSINKADIVLLVLDSSTPISDHDTNIGGFAFDEHKPIIIVGNKWDIVEKVTNTMIKKEEEIRAYFKYLNYASILFVSAKENKRVNKIFDAVDLIKKNLKKRIRTSILNEIFNKAQLINPSPNHNGGRLKIYYASQVEAYLPTFVLFVNNPSYLHFSYKRFLENQIRTQFDFSGVPITLIFRERK, encoded by the coding sequence ATGTCAAGAAAAGGAATAGTTGCAATTGTTGGAAGACCTAATGTGGGAAAATCAACACTATTCAATCGAATTATTAAAGAGAAAAAAGCAATTGTAGAAGACCGTCCTGGCGTTACTAGAGATAGAATGTATGGTAATGCAGAATGATTAACTAGACCTTTTATTGTTGTAGATACTGGTGGTATTACTCTTGAAGATAGTATGTTTGCAAAAGAAATTAAAATGCAAGCAGAAATAGCAATGAAAGAAGCAGATGTTATTATCTTTCTTTTAAACTTTAAAGAAGGAATAACTCTCGAAGATGAAGCTGTTGCAAAATTACTATATAAAACTAATAAACCAATAATTCTAGCAATAAATAAATATGATAAAAAAGAAAAATATGATGAATCTTATTCTTATATGTCATTAGGATTTGGAGAGCCCTTTTTAGTATCTTCTTCACATGGAATTGGTACAGGAGATTTATTAGATAAGGTGATTGAACAATTACCTAAATTTAATGATGAAAATCTAGAAGCAGAAACTAAATTAGCAATTGTTGGTAAACCAAATGTGGGTAAATCAAGTATTGTTAATGCTTTGGTTGGAGAAAATAGAATGATTGTTTCTGAAATTGCAGGAACAACAATTGATAGTGTTGATACAAAAATTAAGTATAATAATTCTGAATATACTTTAATTGATACAGCGGGTTTAAGAAAAAAAGGAAAAATTTATGAGACCTTAGAAAAGTATAGTTATTTACGTTCATTAACTTCTATTAATAAAGCAGATATTGTACTATTAGTTTTAGATTCAAGTACCCCAATTAGTGATCATGACACTAATATAGGAGGTTTTGCTTTTGATGAACATAAACCAATTATTATTGTTGGAAATAAATGAGATATTGTAGAAAAAGTTACAAACACAATGATTAAAAAAGAAGAAGAAATTAGAGCATACTTTAAATATCTAAATTATGCTTCAATATTGTTTGTATCCGCAAAAGAAAATAAGAGAGTAAATAAAATTTTTGATGCAGTTGATTTAATTAAAAAAAATCTTAAAAAAAGAATTAGAACAAGTATATTAAATGAAATCTTTAATAAAGCTCAATTAATTAATCCTTCACCAAATCATAATGGAGGAAGGTTGAAAATTTATTACGCTTCTCAAGTAGAGGCTTATTTACCTACATTTGTATTATTTGTAAATAATCCAAGTTATTTACATTTTTCCTACAAAAGATTTTTAGAAAACCAAATAAGAACACAATTTGATTTTAGTGGTGTTCCAATAACTTTAATTTTTAGAGAAAGGAAATAA
- a CDS encoding NAD(P)H-dependent glycerol-3-phosphate dehydrogenase codes for MKKINVAIIGTGAYGTVLANVLADNGHDVVMYGIERIQVEDINNNHLNTRFFQDLIINSNIKATTDIAEAMENAQVVILSTPTFAIENAVDNIIKYGKREMHVINVAKGLDENNLNVLSKFIVNKLTGTGVMKSFGAIYGPSVAIEVIMRKPTCVMSCNEDIKTAEYIAELFTNDYFIVKPTRDIIGCEIAAALKNTVAIASGLLFGFNAADNAKASLITIGNAEIYNIAKEYGAKIETFMNFATLGDLILTASSIKSRNFSLGVQIAQKDDASAVLKYHKNTVEGVKTCEIAYKIVKKLKISSPLFEIMYKILYNKGKPSVLINDFFKHAKVV; via the coding sequence ATGAAAAAAATAAATGTTGCAATAATTGGTACAGGCGCTTATGGAACGGTTTTGGCAAATGTTTTAGCAGATAATGGACATGATGTAGTTATGTATGGAATTGAAAGGATACAAGTTGAAGATATAAATAACAATCATTTAAATACAAGATTTTTTCAAGACCTAATAATAAATAGTAATATAAAAGCTACAACAGATATAGCAGAGGCTATGGAAAATGCACAAGTTGTAATCCTTTCAACACCAACTTTTGCGATTGAAAATGCTGTGGATAACATTATTAAATATGGAAAACGGGAAATGCATGTAATAAATGTTGCTAAAGGATTGGATGAAAACAACTTGAATGTTTTAAGTAAATTCATTGTAAATAAACTAACCGGAACTGGAGTTATGAAATCTTTTGGAGCGATTTATGGTCCATCTGTTGCAATTGAAGTTATTATGAGGAAACCAACTTGTGTAATGAGCTGTAATGAAGATATAAAAACTGCTGAATATATTGCCGAGTTATTTACTAATGATTATTTTATTGTTAAACCAACTAGAGACATCATTGGGTGTGAAATTGCTGCAGCATTAAAAAATACCGTGGCTATTGCAAGCGGTTTATTATTTGGATTTAATGCAGCAGACAATGCTAAGGCTTCACTTATAACAATTGGTAACGCTGAAATTTATAACATAGCAAAAGAATATGGTGCAAAAATTGAAACATTTATGAACTTTGCTACTTTAGGGGATTTAATACTAACTGCCAGTTCTATTAAATCAAGAAATTTTTCATTAGGTGTTCAAATAGCTCAAAAAGATGATGCTTCTGCTGTTTTAAAGTACCATAAAAACACAGTTGAAGGTGTAAAAACTTGTGAAATAGCCTATAAAATCGTTAAAAAACTTAAAATTTCTTCTCCATTATTTGAAATAATGTACAAAATACTATACAATAAGGGTAAGCCTAGTGTGCTAATAAATGATTTTTTCAAGCATGCAAAGGTAGTATAG
- a CDS encoding HU family DNA-binding protein — MTKKELSDKLASEFNHSKADGEKMVNFIFDSITSSLIKGEEVAIAGFGKFATADRAAREGVNPSTGEKIKIEATTVAKFKVAKQLKEAVAKK, encoded by the coding sequence ATGACAAAAAAAGAATTGTCTGATAAATTAGCTTCAGAATTTAATCATTCAAAAGCTGATGGAGAAAAAATGGTTAATTTCATTTTTGATTCAATCACTAGTAGTTTAATTAAAGGTGAAGAAGTCGCTATTGCCGGATTTGGAAAATTCGCTACTGCAGATCGTGCTGCAAGAGAAGGTGTTAATCCTTCAACAGGAGAAAAAATCAAAATTGAAGCAACAACTGTTGCTAAATTCAAAGTTGCAAAACAACTTAAAGAAGCAGTAGCTAAAAAATAA
- a CDS encoding DnaD family protein encodes MFDLFKRGIINKKSLLILNYSKFSINENQLAILLIIMELSNEEQKNFTPSQIAKYMNLEKDVIEQEISKLLVDGLITIEQNGKKSILDLSPLFNKIIVSLEEQNSGLAKDMKYSFIEQMLRINLTQENIDLIIEYMNKGLSKPKILSIITENNIKTFDELINYLNEYVKKTNKLKITRYNWLND; translated from the coding sequence ATGTTTGATCTATTTAAAAGGGGAATTATTAATAAAAAAAGCCTACTTATATTAAACTACTCAAAATTTAGTATCAATGAAAATCAGTTAGCAATACTTTTAATTATTATGGAGTTATCAAATGAAGAACAAAAAAATTTTACTCCATCTCAAATTGCAAAATATATGAATCTTGAAAAAGATGTTATTGAGCAAGAAATTAGTAAATTATTAGTCGATGGATTAATTACAATTGAACAAAATGGTAAAAAATCAATATTAGATTTATCGCCGCTTTTTAATAAGATCATCGTTAGTTTAGAAGAACAAAACTCAGGTTTGGCAAAAGATATGAAATATTCATTTATTGAGCAAATGTTAAGAATCAATCTTACTCAAGAAAATATAGATTTAATAATTGAATATATGAATAAAGGTCTTTCTAAACCTAAAATTTTATCAATAATCACAGAAAATAACATCAAGACTTTTGATGAATTAATTAATTATCTAAATGAATATGTCAAAAAAACTAACAAGCTAAAAATTACTCGTTATAATTGATTAAACGATTAA
- a CDS encoding Holliday junction resolvase RecU has translation MILKNKGMYLETVINNSLHALLKKGLLIQKVPINNSIINIENNVIKAKLEKNSFCDYIGIYNGIYLEFDAKETNKADFNLANIKKNQFEKLKLINNLNGIAFLIIYFHDYDSYFAVNYNQLSNFKIKKIPYEWFKNNSFELYFDNLVLDLTKYINRLINYNE, from the coding sequence ATGATACTAAAAAATAAAGGGATGTATTTAGAAACAGTTATAAATAATAGCTTACATGCGTTACTAAAAAAAGGTTTATTAATTCAAAAAGTGCCAATAAATAATTCTATAATAAACATTGAAAATAATGTAATAAAAGCAAAATTAGAAAAAAATAGTTTTTGTGATTATATAGGTATTTATAATGGGATTTATCTAGAATTTGATGCCAAAGAAACTAATAAAGCAGATTTTAATTTAGCAAATATAAAGAAAAATCAATTTGAAAAACTCAAATTGATTAACAATTTAAATGGTATTGCTTTTTTGATAATATATTTTCACGACTACGATAGTTATTTTGCTGTGAATTATAATCAATTATCTAATTTTAAAATTAAAAAAATTCCTTATGAGTGATTTAAAAATAATAGTTTTGAACTTTATTTTGATAATTTAGTTTTAGATTTAACTAAATATATTAATCGTTTAATCAATTATAACGAGTAA
- a CDS encoding DivIVA domain-containing protein: MANVNINAQLTKKDILEKEFEVEYKGYKVEEVDSFLDLIAEDYKYYEKMESEKEQIIQKLNERCQSLENDLNQTIATLKLTKKQQEELARKGVNSSDIIKRISALEKTNLNKD, translated from the coding sequence ATGGCTAATGTAAATATTAATGCACAATTAACAAAAAAAGATATTTTGGAAAAAGAGTTTGAGGTTGAATATAAAGGATATAAAGTAGAAGAAGTTGATTCTTTTTTAGACTTAATAGCAGAAGATTATAAATATTATGAAAAAATGGAGTCAGAAAAAGAACAAATAATACAAAAATTAAATGAAAGATGTCAAAGTTTAGAAAATGATTTAAATCAAACAATTGCAACTTTAAAACTAACAAAAAAACAACAAGAAGAGTTAGCTAGAAAAGGAGTTAACTCATCAGATATTATTAAACGTATTTCAGCTTTGGAAAAAACTAATTTAAACAAAGATTAG
- a CDS encoding CinA family protein — translation MNKLFEYLKNNNYTLASCESFTGGMFANLFTNMSGASDYFKGAYVCYSNEFKIKHLNIEEQIIKKNSEVSKEVLTKMLKQTQALLNVNVVFGFTGFASPIDNNNPRSGLSYVGFAINNDIFIYEFIDVNNLSREEYKIKAIEYVLKKFNSIWKKCNF, via the coding sequence ATGAATAAATTATTTGAATATTTAAAAAACAACAATTATACATTAGCAAGTTGCGAATCATTTACTGGAGGAATGTTTGCTAATTTATTTACAAACATGTCTGGTGCTAGTGATTATTTTAAAGGAGCATATGTTTGTTATTCAAATGAGTTTAAAATAAAACACTTAAATATAGAAGAACAAATCATTAAAAAAAATAGCGAAGTTTCTAAAGAAGTTTTAACAAAAATGTTAAAACAAACTCAAGCATTATTAAATGTTAATGTAGTTTTTGGTTTTACAGGATTTGCATCTCCTATTGATAATAACAATCCTAGAAGCGGTTTAAGCTATGTTGGATTTGCAATTAATAATGATATATTTATATATGAATTTATAGATGTGAATAATTTATCTAGAGAAGAGTATAAAATAAAAGCAATAGAATATGTATTAAAAAAATTTAATTCTATTTGAAAAAAATGTAATTTTTAA